GAGTCCCAGCCTGATCGCGATCTCGCTCGGGGCCGAGCATGTCTACGAGTTCGTCAACAAGGCCTATGAGCAGTTCGTCGGACGCACGCGCGACCAATTGCTCGGCCGCAGGCTCGCCGACGTCTATCCGGAGGTGCTCGGCACGCCGGCGCTCCAGAACATGGACGACGTCTTCCGATCCGGATCGCCGGTCAACGTACCGGGAGTCCATGTCAGGGTTCCGCAGAGGCCCGGCCAGCGGGAGCTTGCGCGAACCGTGGACTGGGTCGCACATCCCTATCGGGACGTCGATGGGACGGTGATCGGTGTCTTTCGGCAGGGCCATGACGTCACGGAACAGCGAGAGGCCGAGCACAATGTCCAGCAACTTACGGCCGAGTTGATCCACGTCTCCAGGCTGAGCGCAATGGGAACGATGGCGTCTACGCTCGCCCACGAACTCAACCAGCCGCTTACCGCGATCGCCAACTACGCAGGGGTCGGGCAACGTCTGCTTGCACGCCGCGATTCCCCCGCCGACGATCCCTTGTCTGGGGCGCTTGCGGCGATCAAGAACGAGAGCCTGCGCGCGGGCGATCTCATTCGCCGTCTCCGCCAGATGTGCATGCGCGGGCCGGCGGATGCCGAGGCGGTCGCTGTCGAAACATTGGTCGCCGATGCGCTGCGGCTCGCGCTGCTGAGTTTTCGCGAGCCGCCGATGCTCGACATCACGGTTCCGCCACCCCTCTTTGTGCGGGGAGATCCGATCCAGCTTCAGCAGGTCTTGATCAACCTCATTCGCAATGCCGCAGAAGCGATGGAGGGACGTACCAACCAGCGCCTGGGCATCGAGGCGTCCGAGCAGGGGGCGTTCGCGGAACTCTGCGTGAGCGACACCGGACCTGGTCTCTCGGAGGAAATCGCCGGAAGGCTGTTCGAGCCGTTTTCCTCGACCAAGCCCCACGGCATGGGCGTCGGGCTGTCGATCACGCGCACCATCGTCGAGGCGCATGGCGGGCGCATCCACGCCTCCGCCGCGGCTGACGGCGGGTGTCGGTTCTGCTTCACCTTGCCGCGCGCTGTGGAAGAGCCAGGGGCCCACTGAGTCGGGCGGCGACACCGATTCGCGCCGGCGACTAAGCTTCCGAAGCCGCGCCGGCCACGAGCTGATTTCCGCTGATCGACGTCTCGCGGCGCTTCGTCGCGGAGCCGTTTCAATCCGGCTCCGTAACCGAACGCCACACCGAAAGTCAGAATACAGCTCCGAAGCGGGACTTTAGCCGATGGGGTCTCTTCCACAGGAGACCCGATCTACCATGCTACGCACCATCGCCATTGCCGCCGTCTTTTCCTTCACGCCCCTTGCTGCTGCGCAGGCCCAGGACGTGCCAGCCGGCGGCGCAGGCGCGACCGATCAAACGACGACGACCGGCGCATCCGCGGGCAGCGGCGACGCCGCACCCGCGTCTGCCGATGCCGCGGCGGGCGCCGCGATCG
The nucleotide sequence above comes from Sphingosinicella sp. BN140058. Encoded proteins:
- a CDS encoding PAS domain-containing protein, with translation MASSYVQDTAFEDAVRSYDWASTSLGAPDSWTPVLASAVDIVLRTPHPMFVCWGEDLAILFNQAFADILGPQHRDALGVPLRQLWANEWHRFGAYVDAALAGRSTEAEDVPFLTWRSAYTQFGYFSFSYTPLLDGGGVRGLLCVTTETTERVLDRKRVLQERDRLHGFFEQSPSLIAISLGAEHVYEFVNKAYEQFVGRTRDQLLGRRLADVYPEVLGTPALQNMDDVFRSGSPVNVPGVHVRVPQRPGQRELARTVDWVAHPYRDVDGTVIGVFRQGHDVTEQREAEHNVQQLTAELIHVSRLSAMGTMASTLAHELNQPLTAIANYAGVGQRLLARRDSPADDPLSGALAAIKNESLRAGDLIRRLRQMCMRGPADAEAVAVETLVADALRLALLSFREPPMLDITVPPPLFVRGDPIQLQQVLINLIRNAAEAMEGRTNQRLGIEASEQGAFAELCVSDTGPGLSEEIAGRLFEPFSSTKPHGMGVGLSITRTIVEAHGGRIHASAAADGGCRFCFTLPRAVEEPGAH